One genomic window of Daphnia pulex isolate KAP4 chromosome 10, ASM2113471v1 includes the following:
- the LOC124206068 gene encoding aromatic-L-amino-acid decarboxylase-like: protein MDAQQFRSAAHEMIDFIIDYLENIRSRRVLPTVQPGYIRDMIPATAPEQGEPWQAIFQDVERVIMPGVTHWHSPHFHAYYPTGNSWPAILADILSDAIGCLGFSWIAGPACTDLEVVMMDWLGQLLGIPSQFLACSGGTGGGVIQGTASEATLVALLAAKAKTINRLKAMDPEVDESQIVGRFLAYSSDQSHSSVERAGILAGVRVRLLQSDELFRLRGETLKLAMEEDRAKGLIPFFVTATLGTTPSCAFDDLSEIGPVCHQFENIWLHVDAAYAGSAFICDEYRHHLNGLELADSFNFNPHKWLLVNFDCSAMWLKNANDVVDPFKIDPLYLKSDRQGQSPDYRHWQIPFGRRFRSLKLWFVMRTYGAEGLRAHIRRQVKLACEFHQLVVNDDRFEVPVPPALGLVCFRMKGENSLNETLLKIINDAGRIHMVPAKLRGQFVLRMAVCSRYTESRDIVFAWQELKSHADALTGQQQLLKS, encoded by the exons GCGTGTCCTACCGACGGTCCAACCCGGCTACATTCGGGATATGATACCCGCAACCGCTCCGGAACAAGGGGAGCCATGGCAAGCAATTTTCCAAGATGTTGAACGAGTTATTATGCCTGGG gtaaCTCACTGGCACTCTCCTCATTTCCACGCCTATTATCCTACTGGAAATTCTTGGCCGGCTATTTTAGCTGATATTTTGAGTGACGCTATTGGTTGCCTTGGCTTTTCTTGG ATTGCGGGTCCTGCTTGTACTGACCTAGAAGTTGTCATGATGGACTGGTTGGGACAACTACTCGGTATTCCTTCTCAATTTCTCGCCTGTTCGGGAGGGACCGGAGGCGGCGTGATTCAA gGAACGGCTAGTGAGGCAACCCTTGTGGCTCTCTTGGCAGCAAAAGCGAAGACCATCAATCGTTTGAAAGCAATGGATCCAGAAGTCGATGAAAGCCAAATTGTCGGTCGATTTCTTGCTTACTCTTCAG ATCAATCGCATTCTTCGGTGGAAAGAGCTGGAATTCTGGCCGGCGTTCGGGTTCGTCTTCTTCAGAGCGACGAACTTTTCCGTCTGCGAGGAGAAACTCTGAAATTGGCAATGGAAGAAGATAGAGCTAAAGGATTAATCCCGTTCTTT GTTACGGCAACTTTGGGTACAACACCTTCTTGCGCTTTCGACGACCTGTCCGAGATCGGCCCAGTCTGTCATCAGTTTGAAAACATTTGGCTACACGTTGATGCCGCCTATGCTg GCTCAGCTTTCATTTGCGATGAATACCGCCACCATTTGAATGGTTTAGAGTTGGCCGATTCGTTTAACTTCAACCCGCACAAATGGCTTTTAGTCAATTTTGACTGCTCTGCTATGTG GttgaaaaatgcaaatgatGTGGTAGACCCTTTTAAAATCGATCCTCTCTACTTGAAAAGTGATCGACAGGGACAATCACCGGATTACCGG CATTGGCAAATTCCCTTCGGGAGGCGATTTCGTTCACTGAAACTCTGGTTTGTGATGCGTACTTACGGCGCAGAGGGACTGCGAGCTCACATTCGCCGTCAGGTCAAACTGGCCTGTGAATTCCACCAACTGGTGGTCAACGACGATCGCTTTGAGGTTCCAGTTCCTCCTGCCTTGGGTCTTGTTTGCTTCCGGATGAAG GGAGAAAATAGTTTGAACGAAACATTACTAAAAATAATCAACGATGCGGGAAGGATACACATGGTGCCGGCTAAGCTTCGTGGACAATTCGTTCTTCGAATGGCTGTCTGTTCTCGTTACACCGAATCACGCGACATAGTTTTTGCTTGGCAGGAACTTAAAAGTCACGCCGATGCTCTCACGGGTCAGCAGCAACTGTTGAAAAGCTGA
- the LOC124206067 gene encoding protein lethal(2)denticleless-like isoform X1, giving the protein MISSLINRQYGSSTGKEEFSIDFLLTKLQCHQDDEYPGIFSTSNSAPSSDLLYACKFSQSPGFEHIVALANEDGKIAFQDTNVVGKARPVHGTQAHENAIFDLCWAPSSWQIVTASGDQTSILFDIGRSSISPISIFRGHTASIKSVDFSPTNSSLFASGSRDGAIMVWDTRGSIHLKAENVIKNAHPVQAFTEVKTSRTKKRTTPSASGVSSVTSVLFQNDYTLLSAGAADGNIHVWDLRKNYTVYKGDPLPKTSIPYGWLTCRSGIASLSLDPGKTLLYAAAMDDVIYEFNVASYDENPVGVYGGHEQHSFYIKSCLSGDGKYLISGSSDDHAYVWKVGAGPRPLLKLDGHGAEVTCVAWSSNNVPKVLTCADDVRHRIWRINTTEETNDADNIREIRGHAYKFDAQTPIPKSCEEALVRIKKKVNVVPALGCKTPKSILKVNQNTRILDRTPDILANSPRSSNEHLLIGTPRIVLSPLTSINELTPNQSGNSSNINRAAASRRLEMDRTDYSSPTRDLPNYVADGVSPHSKIRSSTKRKKLDWLTDLSRKITPNSQNKMRRIK; this is encoded by the exons atgatttcttctcTTATCAATCGACAATATGGAAGTTCAACAG GAAAAGAGGAATTTTCGATTGATTTCCTTTTAACCAAGCTTCAGTGTCATCAGGATGATGAATACCCTGGGATTTTCTCAACCTCAAATTCTGCTCCAAGTTCTGATTTACTGTATGCTTGTAAATTTTCTCAGTCACCTGGCTTTGAACACATAGTGGCCCTTGCCAatgaagatggaaaaattgcATTTCAAGACACCAATGTTGTTGGAAAAGCAAGACCTGTTCATGGTACCCAGGCACATGAAAATGCAATATTTGATCTTTGTTGGGCCCCTTCATCTTGGCAAATAGTTACTGCTAGTGGTGACCAGACCTCAATACTCTTTGACATTGGCAGAAGCTCAATTAGTCCCATTTCCATCTTTCGAGGCCATACTGCTAGCATAAAGTCTGTTGATTTTTCCCCAACCAATTCAT CTCTCTTTGCTAGTGGTTCTCGTGATGGTGCTATAATGGTTTGGGATACACGAGGAAGTATTCATTTAAAAGctgaaaatgttattaaaaatgCTCATCCTGTTCAAG CTTTTACAGAGGTAAAGACATCACGTACTAAAAAGAGGACTACTCCCAGCGCTAGTGGTGTTAGCAGTGTTACTTCTGTCCTGTTCCAGAATGATTATACTCTTTTGAGTGCAGGAGCAGCAGATGG aaACATTCATGTTTGGGACCTCAGGAAGAATTATACAG TTTACAAAGGTGATCCGTTACCTAAGACGTCAATTCCCTATGGATGGCTCACATGTCGAAGCGGAATAGCCAGTCTTTCCTTAGACCCTGGAAAAACTCTCTTATACGCCGCTGCAATGGACGATGTTATTTACGAATTTAATGTTGCATCTTATGATGAAAATCCAG TTGGTGTTTATGGCGGGCATGAACAGCACTCATTTTACATCAAATCCTGTTTAAGCGGGGATGGCAAATACCTAATTAGTGGATCCAGTGACGATCACGCATACGTCTGGAAAGTCGGCGCAGGTCCTCGGCCACTCCTCAAGCTAGATGGTCATGGTGCGGAAGTTACGTGCGTCGCCTGGTCTTCTAACAATGTTCCAAAA gTTTTAACATGTGCTGATGACGTTCGTCACCGAATTTGGAGGATTAACACCACTGAAGAAACCAACGATGCGGACAATATCAGAGAGATAAGAGGACATGCTTATAAATTTGATGCTCAAACTCCTATTCCAAAATCTTGCGAAGAGGCCTTGGTtaggataaaaaagaaagtcaatGTAGTGCCAGCTTTAGGATGCAAAACCCCAAAGTCTATCCTAAAGGTTAATCAAAATACTCGTATACTTGATCGAACTCCTGATATCCTCGCCAACAGCCCCCGTTCATCAAATGAACATTTGTTAATCGGCACACCACGAATTGTACTGTCACCATTAACAAGTATCAACGAGTTGACTCCAAATCAAAGTGGGAATAGTAGCAATATCAACCGAGCCGCCGCTTCTCGTCGACTTGAAATGGACCGGACAGATTATTCTTCCCCTACTAGAGATCTTCCCAACTACGTGGCTGACGGTGTTTCACCCCACAGTAAAATTCGTTCAagcacaaagagaaaaaagttggatTGGTTGACTGATCTAAGCCGGAAGATAACACCGAActctcaaaataaaatgcgAAGGATCAAATAA
- the LOC124206067 gene encoding protein lethal(2)denticleless-like isoform X3 — protein sequence MISSLINRQYGSSTGKEEFSIDFLLTKLQCHQDDEYPGIFSTSNSAPSSDLLYACKFSQSPGFEHIVALANEDGKIAFQDTNVVGKARPVHGTQAHENAIFDLCWAPSSWQIVTASGDQTSILFDIGRSSISPISIFRGHTASIKSVDFSPTNSSLFASGSRDGAIMVWDTRGSIHLKAENVIKNAHPVQAFTEVKTSRTKKRTTPSASGVSSVTSVLFQNDYTLLSAGAADGNIHVWDLRKNYTVYKGDPLPKTSIPYGWLTCRSGIASLSLDPGKTLLYAAAMDDVIYEFNVASYDENPVGVYGGHEQHSFYIKSCLSGDGKYLISGSSDDHAYVWKVGAGPRPGLLTMFQKF from the exons atgatttcttctcTTATCAATCGACAATATGGAAGTTCAACAG GAAAAGAGGAATTTTCGATTGATTTCCTTTTAACCAAGCTTCAGTGTCATCAGGATGATGAATACCCTGGGATTTTCTCAACCTCAAATTCTGCTCCAAGTTCTGATTTACTGTATGCTTGTAAATTTTCTCAGTCACCTGGCTTTGAACACATAGTGGCCCTTGCCAatgaagatggaaaaattgcATTTCAAGACACCAATGTTGTTGGAAAAGCAAGACCTGTTCATGGTACCCAGGCACATGAAAATGCAATATTTGATCTTTGTTGGGCCCCTTCATCTTGGCAAATAGTTACTGCTAGTGGTGACCAGACCTCAATACTCTTTGACATTGGCAGAAGCTCAATTAGTCCCATTTCCATCTTTCGAGGCCATACTGCTAGCATAAAGTCTGTTGATTTTTCCCCAACCAATTCAT CTCTCTTTGCTAGTGGTTCTCGTGATGGTGCTATAATGGTTTGGGATACACGAGGAAGTATTCATTTAAAAGctgaaaatgttattaaaaatgCTCATCCTGTTCAAG CTTTTACAGAGGTAAAGACATCACGTACTAAAAAGAGGACTACTCCCAGCGCTAGTGGTGTTAGCAGTGTTACTTCTGTCCTGTTCCAGAATGATTATACTCTTTTGAGTGCAGGAGCAGCAGATGG aaACATTCATGTTTGGGACCTCAGGAAGAATTATACAG TTTACAAAGGTGATCCGTTACCTAAGACGTCAATTCCCTATGGATGGCTCACATGTCGAAGCGGAATAGCCAGTCTTTCCTTAGACCCTGGAAAAACTCTCTTATACGCCGCTGCAATGGACGATGTTATTTACGAATTTAATGTTGCATCTTATGATGAAAATCCAG TTGGTGTTTATGGCGGGCATGAACAGCACTCATTTTACATCAAATCCTGTTTAAGCGGGGATGGCAAATACCTAATTAGTGGATCCAGTGACGATCACGCATACGTCTGGAAAGTCGGCGCAGGTCCTCG GCCTGGTCTTCTAACAATGTTCCAAAA gTTTTAA
- the LOC124206067 gene encoding protein lethal(2)denticleless-like isoform X2 yields MMNTLGFSQPQILLQVLIYYTNVVGKARPVHGTQAHENAIFDLCWAPSSWQIVTASGDQTSILFDIGRSSISPISIFRGHTASIKSVDFSPTNSSLFASGSRDGAIMVWDTRGSIHLKAENVIKNAHPVQAFTEVKTSRTKKRTTPSASGVSSVTSVLFQNDYTLLSAGAADGNIHVWDLRKNYTVYKGDPLPKTSIPYGWLTCRSGIASLSLDPGKTLLYAAAMDDVIYEFNVASYDENPVGVYGGHEQHSFYIKSCLSGDGKYLISGSSDDHAYVWKVGAGPRPLLKLDGHGAEVTCVAWSSNNVPKVLTCADDVRHRIWRINTTEETNDADNIREIRGHAYKFDAQTPIPKSCEEALVRIKKKVNVVPALGCKTPKSILKVNQNTRILDRTPDILANSPRSSNEHLLIGTPRIVLSPLTSINELTPNQSGNSSNINRAAASRRLEMDRTDYSSPTRDLPNYVADGVSPHSKIRSSTKRKKLDWLTDLSRKITPNSQNKMRRIK; encoded by the exons ATGATGAATACCCTGGGATTTTCTCAACCTCAAATTCTGCTCCAAGTTCTGATTTACT ACACCAATGTTGTTGGAAAAGCAAGACCTGTTCATGGTACCCAGGCACATGAAAATGCAATATTTGATCTTTGTTGGGCCCCTTCATCTTGGCAAATAGTTACTGCTAGTGGTGACCAGACCTCAATACTCTTTGACATTGGCAGAAGCTCAATTAGTCCCATTTCCATCTTTCGAGGCCATACTGCTAGCATAAAGTCTGTTGATTTTTCCCCAACCAATTCAT CTCTCTTTGCTAGTGGTTCTCGTGATGGTGCTATAATGGTTTGGGATACACGAGGAAGTATTCATTTAAAAGctgaaaatgttattaaaaatgCTCATCCTGTTCAAG CTTTTACAGAGGTAAAGACATCACGTACTAAAAAGAGGACTACTCCCAGCGCTAGTGGTGTTAGCAGTGTTACTTCTGTCCTGTTCCAGAATGATTATACTCTTTTGAGTGCAGGAGCAGCAGATGG aaACATTCATGTTTGGGACCTCAGGAAGAATTATACAG TTTACAAAGGTGATCCGTTACCTAAGACGTCAATTCCCTATGGATGGCTCACATGTCGAAGCGGAATAGCCAGTCTTTCCTTAGACCCTGGAAAAACTCTCTTATACGCCGCTGCAATGGACGATGTTATTTACGAATTTAATGTTGCATCTTATGATGAAAATCCAG TTGGTGTTTATGGCGGGCATGAACAGCACTCATTTTACATCAAATCCTGTTTAAGCGGGGATGGCAAATACCTAATTAGTGGATCCAGTGACGATCACGCATACGTCTGGAAAGTCGGCGCAGGTCCTCGGCCACTCCTCAAGCTAGATGGTCATGGTGCGGAAGTTACGTGCGTCGCCTGGTCTTCTAACAATGTTCCAAAA gTTTTAACATGTGCTGATGACGTTCGTCACCGAATTTGGAGGATTAACACCACTGAAGAAACCAACGATGCGGACAATATCAGAGAGATAAGAGGACATGCTTATAAATTTGATGCTCAAACTCCTATTCCAAAATCTTGCGAAGAGGCCTTGGTtaggataaaaaagaaagtcaatGTAGTGCCAGCTTTAGGATGCAAAACCCCAAAGTCTATCCTAAAGGTTAATCAAAATACTCGTATACTTGATCGAACTCCTGATATCCTCGCCAACAGCCCCCGTTCATCAAATGAACATTTGTTAATCGGCACACCACGAATTGTACTGTCACCATTAACAAGTATCAACGAGTTGACTCCAAATCAAAGTGGGAATAGTAGCAATATCAACCGAGCCGCCGCTTCTCGTCGACTTGAAATGGACCGGACAGATTATTCTTCCCCTACTAGAGATCTTCCCAACTACGTGGCTGACGGTGTTTCACCCCACAGTAAAATTCGTTCAagcacaaagagaaaaaagttggatTGGTTGACTGATCTAAGCCGGAAGATAACACCGAActctcaaaataaaatgcgAAGGATCAAATAA